From Brochothrix thermosphacta DSM 20171 = FSL F6-1036, a single genomic window includes:
- the holA gene encoding DNA polymerase III subunit delta, whose amino-acid sequence MIKEWQTIERGEFSPVYLIIGTEAYIIQETLKRIEENALIADEAEFNYANFDLTETSIEVAIGEAESVPFWGDRKVVILQRPTFLTSEKDKVDHQIKGFENYLNEPVPFTILVIVAGVDKLDARKKISKLVQKNAVVIDATAPNEQSLLRWLSERATALNMDYEPAAMQELMVLTNFQLSVAIQELEKIALFVNGGLMTVQIVEDMVVRSLEQNVFQLTEKVVNKETGKALRIYQDLIKQKEEPIKILALLISQFRLMNQVKIMKKKGYSDPEMAHTLKVHPYRAKLAAQSVRNIELIHLQTALAALAKADFELKTGRGLPGQKVEWFIFNWHA is encoded by the coding sequence ATGATCAAAGAATGGCAAACGATTGAACGTGGAGAGTTTTCTCCTGTTTATTTAATCATTGGAACAGAGGCGTATATTATTCAGGAAACGCTGAAACGTATCGAAGAAAATGCGCTGATTGCAGACGAAGCTGAGTTTAATTATGCGAATTTCGATTTAACTGAAACATCGATTGAAGTAGCGATTGGCGAAGCTGAATCCGTTCCTTTTTGGGGGGATCGTAAAGTTGTAATCCTTCAACGCCCCACTTTTTTAACTTCTGAAAAAGACAAGGTGGATCATCAAATAAAGGGTTTTGAAAATTATTTGAATGAGCCTGTACCGTTTACAATTCTTGTTATTGTGGCGGGTGTAGATAAGTTGGATGCACGGAAAAAAATAAGTAAATTAGTGCAAAAAAATGCTGTTGTTATCGATGCAACTGCACCCAACGAACAAAGTTTATTACGCTGGTTATCTGAAAGAGCGACCGCTTTAAATATGGATTATGAACCGGCAGCAATGCAAGAGTTAATGGTATTAACTAATTTCCAACTATCTGTAGCCATTCAAGAATTAGAAAAAATAGCGTTGTTTGTAAATGGTGGTTTGATGACTGTTCAAATTGTAGAAGATATGGTTGTAAGATCGTTGGAACAAAATGTTTTTCAATTGACTGAAAAAGTGGTTAATAAAGAGACAGGTAAGGCCTTGCGTATCTACCAAGATTTAATTAAACAAAAAGAAGAGCCGATTAAGATATTGGCATTATTGATTAGCCAATTTCGTTTGATGAACCAAGTTAAAATTATGAAGAAAAAAGGATACAGTGATCCAGAAATGGCACACACGCTAAAAGTCCATCCTTATCGAGCGAAGTTAGCAGCACAATCTGTCCGTAATATTGAATTGATACATTTACAAACAGCATTAGCGGCGTTGGCAAAAGCTGACTTTGAATTAAAGACAGGTAGAGGATTACCAGGCCAAAAAGTTGAGTGGTTTATTTTCAATTGGCATGCCTAA
- the thrB gene encoding homoserine kinase — protein MRIKVPATTANLGPGFDSCGLALSLYLELDVTPADTWFIEHQLGDGIPTDASNLIIETALALAPHIQPQHLVMRCDIPSTRGLGSSAAAIVAGIELANQLGELKLSAEEKMRIATNIEGHPDNVAPAVFGGLVIAVQLGEETRYTRHNFPNCDIVAFIPQTELATTLSRSVLPEELPYGTAVKASAISNVMLSSLLSGDLKQMGEMMAQDLFHEHYRKSLVPQLELLRERVKTFDAYGCCLSGAGPTVLILSQPEKTAALMADLKSFDSTANLIHLNVDTVGIQVN, from the coding sequence ATGCGCATCAAGGTGCCTGCTACCACAGCAAATTTAGGGCCTGGGTTCGACTCTTGTGGTTTGGCTCTTTCCCTTTATTTAGAACTTGATGTGACCCCTGCAGACACTTGGTTCATTGAGCATCAATTAGGTGACGGTATCCCAACAGATGCCTCTAATCTTATTATTGAAACAGCACTTGCACTCGCACCGCATATTCAACCACAACATCTCGTGATGCGTTGTGATATTCCATCCACTCGTGGATTGGGAAGTAGCGCTGCTGCGATTGTTGCGGGAATTGAACTTGCCAATCAGTTAGGTGAGCTCAAGCTTTCCGCAGAAGAAAAAATGCGCATCGCGACTAACATTGAAGGTCATCCGGATAATGTTGCGCCTGCCGTATTTGGCGGTTTGGTGATTGCTGTTCAACTCGGTGAAGAGACACGCTACACACGTCATAACTTTCCAAACTGTGACATTGTTGCCTTTATTCCACAAACTGAATTAGCGACAACGCTGAGTCGCAGTGTTTTACCTGAGGAATTACCTTATGGCACAGCGGTTAAAGCAAGTGCGATTAGCAATGTGATGTTATCGAGCTTATTGTCAGGTGATTTAAAACAAATGGGTGAAATGATGGCGCAGGATCTTTTCCACGAGCATTATCGTAAATCACTCGTGCCTCAATTAGAGCTTTTACGTGAACGCGTTAAAACTTTCGATGCTTATGGTTGCTGTTTATCAGGTGCAGGACCCACAGTCTTAATCTTATCTCAGCCTGAAAAAACTGCAGCTTTAATGGCTGATCTAAAAAGCTTTGATTCAACAGCAAATTTAATCCATCTTAATGTAGATACTGTTGGTATTCAAGTAAATTAA
- the thrC gene encoding threonine synthase, which yields MYEGLLKKYKEFLPVNENTPLLSLHEGNTPLVPLPHLSEKLGITLYAKTEGVNPTGSFKDRGMVMAVAKAKEDGAKAVICASTGNTSAAAAAYATRAGLKAYIVIPEGKVALGKLAQAVMYGADIISIDGNFDDALTMVRDIAEKEAVTLVNSVNPYRIEGQKTAAFEVVEQLGKAPDVLAIPVGNAGNITAYWKGFKEFNDKKQSGLPRMHGFEAEGAAAIVQGAPIAAPETFATAIRIGNPASWAFAEAARDESNGFIDAVSDDEILAAYQAVARMDGIFIEPGSAASLAGVIKHVKSGQIKPGETVVTVFTGNGLKDPDSAINKVPATIHRLNTYDEIAKHLAAATAE from the coding sequence ATGTATGAGGGATTATTAAAAAAATACAAAGAATTTTTACCGGTTAATGAGAACACACCTTTATTATCATTACATGAAGGTAATACACCATTAGTGCCTTTACCTCACCTATCAGAAAAATTAGGCATTACATTGTATGCTAAAACAGAAGGTGTGAATCCCACAGGTTCGTTTAAAGATCGTGGGATGGTGATGGCCGTGGCTAAAGCAAAAGAAGATGGAGCCAAAGCAGTTATTTGTGCCTCTACGGGTAATACTTCAGCTGCGGCTGCAGCTTATGCAACACGTGCTGGTTTAAAAGCATACATCGTTATTCCTGAGGGTAAAGTTGCACTTGGAAAACTTGCGCAAGCGGTTATGTACGGTGCTGATATTATTTCAATTGATGGTAACTTTGATGACGCTCTTACTATGGTTCGTGATATTGCTGAAAAAGAAGCGGTAACCCTTGTTAACTCTGTTAACCCTTATCGTATCGAAGGTCAAAAAACAGCTGCTTTCGAGGTTGTTGAACAACTTGGTAAAGCACCTGATGTTTTAGCAATTCCAGTTGGAAATGCTGGTAATATCACTGCTTATTGGAAAGGCTTTAAAGAATTTAATGACAAAAAACAAAGCGGTCTTCCCCGTATGCACGGTTTTGAAGCAGAAGGCGCTGCAGCAATCGTCCAAGGAGCGCCAATCGCTGCTCCTGAAACATTTGCAACAGCAATTCGTATTGGAAACCCGGCAAGTTGGGCTTTTGCAGAAGCGGCTCGTGATGAATCCAATGGTTTTATTGACGCTGTTAGCGATGATGAAATTTTAGCTGCTTATCAAGCTGTCGCTCGTATGGATGGTATCTTTATTGAACCGGGCTCAGCTGCCTCTTTAGCTGGTGTCATTAAGCATGTGAAGAGTGGTCAAATCAAACCGGGTGAAACAGTCGTGACGGTCTTTACAGGTAATGGCTTAAAAGACCCTGATTCAGCTATCAATAAAGTCCCTGCTACAATTCATCGTCTCAATACATATGATGAAATTGCCAAACATTTAGCAGCGGCAACAGCAGAATGA
- a CDS encoding homoserine dehydrogenase yields the protein MSSLNVGVLGFGTVGSGVVRILDEHKSKISQITGYDIKVTKVLVRDLTKTRRYEDVDVAVTDNVNDVIGDPSISIIVEVMGTIDIAYDYVLKSLRAGKHVVTANKDLIALHGDHLITVARENNCDLFYEASVAGGIPILRTIVNGLASDHLKKVMGIVNGTTNFMLTKMTSEGLSYETALKQAQELGFAESDPTNDVDGIDAARKMVILTRLSFGMNVSLDDVSTTGIRQLTVDEIKLADQLGYTIKLLGIAEEHNGAVDVCVTPTLLPKTHPLSGVHNENNAVFVLGEAAGETMYYGPGAGELPTASSVVSDIITVAKNTKLGTNGNAFSSYVHETNKLADKDCLAKYFVRLKMTDETGTFLKMTQRFTEQKIGFSRILQLPESNEQATVVIITHETSRENLHLALETLKNESGIVVNSHYRVED from the coding sequence ATGTCATCATTGAATGTAGGTGTTCTCGGATTCGGGACTGTCGGAAGTGGCGTCGTGAGAATTTTAGACGAACATAAGAGTAAGATTAGCCAGATTACTGGTTATGATATTAAAGTAACAAAGGTTTTGGTTCGTGATCTCACGAAAACGCGACGTTATGAAGACGTTGATGTTGCTGTTACTGACAATGTAAATGATGTAATTGGTGATCCATCAATTTCAATCATCGTCGAAGTAATGGGCACAATCGATATCGCTTACGATTATGTACTTAAGTCGTTACGCGCTGGTAAACATGTTGTAACAGCAAACAAAGATCTTATTGCTTTACACGGCGATCACTTGATCACAGTTGCTCGTGAAAATAATTGCGACCTCTTCTATGAAGCAAGTGTTGCAGGCGGAATTCCAATTTTACGTACAATTGTTAACGGCCTTGCATCAGATCATTTGAAAAAAGTAATGGGGATCGTTAACGGTACCACTAACTTCATGTTGACTAAAATGACCAGCGAAGGACTTTCATACGAAACTGCTTTAAAACAAGCACAAGAACTTGGTTTTGCTGAAAGCGACCCAACTAATGACGTTGATGGGATTGATGCTGCACGTAAAATGGTTATTTTAACTCGTTTAAGCTTCGGTATGAATGTTTCACTAGATGATGTTTCGACAACTGGGATTCGTCAATTAACAGTGGACGAAATCAAATTAGCCGATCAATTAGGTTATACAATTAAACTTTTAGGGATTGCTGAAGAACACAACGGTGCCGTAGATGTTTGCGTCACACCTACCCTGCTTCCAAAAACGCATCCTTTATCAGGTGTTCACAATGAAAATAATGCTGTATTTGTGTTAGGTGAAGCTGCAGGTGAAACGATGTATTATGGCCCTGGTGCTGGTGAATTACCAACGGCTTCAAGCGTTGTCAGCGACATCATTACTGTTGCAAAAAATACAAAACTTGGCACAAATGGGAATGCTTTTAGTTCTTATGTGCATGAAACAAATAAATTGGCTGACAAAGATTGCCTCGCAAAATACTTTGTTCGTCTAAAGATGACTGATGAAACAGGTACTTTCTTAAAAATGACACAGCGTTTCACTGAACAAAAAATTGGATTCAGCCGTATTCTACAATTACCTGAATCAAATGAACAAGCAACTGTCGTTATCATTACACACGAAACAAGTCGTGAAAACCTGCATCTTGCGTTAGAGACTTTAAAAAATGAGAGTGGTATTGTGGTTAACTCACATTATCGAGTGGAGGATTAA
- the rpsT gene encoding 30S ribosomal protein S20, with the protein MPNIKSAIKRVKQTETRNELKSSQRAAVRSAVRKFDAAVVANADNTSELYSQAVSKLDGAVSKGLIHKNKADRSKSRLAKKLAK; encoded by the coding sequence ATGCCTAACATTAAATCCGCTATTAAACGCGTAAAACAAACAGAAACTCGTAATGAATTAAAATCTTCACAACGTGCTGCTGTTCGTTCAGCTGTTAGAAAATTCGACGCTGCTGTTGTAGCTAACGCTGATAACACAAGTGAATTATATAGCCAAGCTGTTTCTAAACTTGATGGTGCTGTTTCAAAAGGTTTGATTCACAAAAACAAAGCAGACCGTAGTAAATCACGTCTTGCTAAAAAATTAGCTAAATAA
- the lepA gene encoding translation elongation factor 4 — MKARQKNIRNFSIIAHIDHGKSTLADRILEKTNALTHREMKHQLLDSMDLERERGITIKLNAVQLSYNAKNGETYTFHLIDTPGHVDFTYEVSRSLAACEGAVLVVDAAQGIEAQTLANVYLALDNDLEILPVINKIDLPAADPERVRGEIEDVIGLDASEAVLASAKAGIGIEEILEQVVEHVPAPTGDLEAPLQALIFDSVYDAYRGVITSIRVMSGTVKAGDKIYMMQTGKSFEVTEVGVFDPKVSPQDVLMAGDVGYLTAAIKQVADTQVGDTITHAENRAAEPLQGYRKMNPMVYCGLYPIDSSDYVDLRDALEKLELNDSALQYEAETSQALGFGFRCGFLGLLHMEIIQERIEREFNIDLITTAPSVIYHATLTDDTEVVVSNPSEMPDPSLIAYVEEPYVNASIMVPNEYVGAVMELTQRKRGNFITMDYMDDIRVNVKYEIPLSEIVYDFFDQLKSNTRGYASLDYEIIGYRQSKLVKMDILLNSENVDALSFIVHRDFAYDRGKVIVERLQKLIPRQQFEVPIQAAIGNKVVARSTIKALRKNVLAKCYGGDISRKRKLLEKQKAGKKRMKSVGSVEVPQEAFMAILKIDEDTKK, encoded by the coding sequence ATGAAAGCGCGTCAAAAAAATATACGTAATTTTTCAATCATTGCCCATATTGATCATGGTAAGTCAACATTGGCTGACCGTATCTTAGAAAAAACGAATGCACTGACGCACCGTGAGATGAAGCATCAATTGCTTGATTCCATGGATTTAGAGCGTGAACGTGGTATTACAATTAAATTGAATGCCGTACAACTTTCTTACAACGCTAAGAACGGTGAAACATATACGTTCCATTTAATAGATACACCAGGACATGTCGATTTCACATATGAAGTATCTCGAAGCTTAGCTGCCTGTGAAGGTGCTGTTCTTGTAGTTGATGCTGCTCAAGGGATTGAAGCACAAACATTAGCTAACGTTTATTTAGCATTAGATAATGATCTTGAAATTTTACCAGTTATTAATAAAATTGATTTACCCGCAGCTGACCCTGAACGTGTGCGTGGTGAAATTGAAGATGTAATTGGATTAGATGCAAGTGAAGCTGTCTTAGCGTCAGCAAAAGCTGGTATTGGTATCGAAGAAATTTTAGAACAAGTTGTTGAACATGTACCTGCTCCAACAGGGGACTTAGAAGCGCCGTTACAAGCGTTGATTTTTGACTCTGTTTACGATGCATACCGTGGTGTTATTACGAGTATTCGTGTCATGAGTGGTACAGTAAAAGCAGGCGATAAAATTTACATGATGCAAACAGGTAAATCATTTGAAGTAACTGAAGTAGGTGTATTTGACCCGAAAGTATCGCCACAAGATGTCTTGATGGCAGGTGATGTTGGTTACCTTACTGCAGCAATCAAGCAAGTAGCAGATACACAAGTAGGGGATACGATTACGCATGCAGAAAATCGTGCAGCTGAACCTTTACAAGGTTATCGTAAAATGAACCCGATGGTTTATTGTGGTCTTTACCCAATCGATTCGTCAGATTATGTTGATTTACGTGATGCACTTGAGAAACTTGAATTGAATGATTCAGCATTACAATATGAAGCTGAAACATCACAAGCACTAGGATTTGGTTTCCGTTGTGGTTTCTTGGGACTTCTACACATGGAAATTATTCAAGAACGTATTGAACGTGAATTTAATATCGACTTAATTACCACAGCACCAAGTGTTATCTATCATGCAACATTAACAGATGATACAGAAGTGGTGGTATCGAATCCATCAGAAATGCCAGATCCATCATTAATTGCTTATGTTGAAGAACCTTATGTTAATGCATCAATCATGGTACCAAATGAATATGTCGGTGCCGTTATGGAGTTAACGCAACGTAAGCGTGGTAATTTCATCACAATGGATTATATGGATGATATTCGTGTTAACGTTAAATATGAAATTCCACTATCTGAAATTGTTTACGATTTCTTTGACCAACTCAAATCGAACACGCGTGGTTATGCGTCATTAGATTATGAAATTATCGGATACCGTCAATCTAAACTAGTGAAGATGGATATCTTATTGAACAGCGAAAATGTCGATGCTTTAAGCTTTATTGTTCATCGTGATTTTGCTTACGATCGTGGAAAAGTGATTGTTGAACGTTTACAAAAACTCATTCCGCGTCAACAATTTGAAGTGCCAATTCAAGCGGCAATCGGTAATAAAGTGGTCGCACGTTCAACGATTAAAGCGTTGCGTAAAAACGTCTTGGCTAAGTGTTACGGTGGCGATATTTCTCGTAAACGTAAATTACTCGAAAAACAAAAAGCTGGTAAAAAACGTATGAAATCAGTTGGTTCTGTTGAAGTGCCTCAAGAGGCATTTATGGCAATCCTTAAAATTGATGAAGATACAAAAAAATAA
- a CDS encoding glycoside hydrolase family 73 protein, with translation MIIKTKKSKKKKRQDLIITGIVCLVFVVFLSIIIGKLSQEEAAPVITEVDEAKITAEKKQTFIKKISPIAKKNQKDSGLLASVSMAQAILESDWGTSDLAVEGKNLFGIKGQYKKQSIKYPTQEFENDEWITVEAAFRKYSSWEESMNDHVKLFKDGTTWNANQYKEVLVAKDYKKGTMALQKAGYATDPDYADKLVSVIEKYKLMEYD, from the coding sequence ATGATCATTAAGACAAAAAAATCAAAAAAGAAAAAGCGTCAAGACTTAATTATTACAGGGATAGTCTGCCTAGTATTTGTCGTGTTTTTAAGTATAATTATTGGGAAACTATCACAAGAAGAAGCGGCACCTGTAATTACAGAAGTTGACGAAGCAAAGATAACTGCCGAGAAAAAACAAACCTTTATAAAAAAAATATCACCAATAGCGAAAAAAAATCAAAAAGATAGTGGCTTGTTAGCAAGTGTGAGTATGGCCCAAGCTATTTTAGAGTCTGATTGGGGTACGAGCGATTTGGCTGTCGAAGGAAAAAATTTATTTGGTATCAAAGGTCAATATAAAAAACAATCGATCAAGTACCCAACACAAGAGTTTGAAAATGATGAATGGATCACGGTTGAAGCGGCATTTAGAAAATATTCTAGCTGGGAAGAATCGATGAACGATCATGTTAAGCTTTTTAAGGATGGTACGACTTGGAATGCTAATCAGTATAAAGAGGTGCTGGTTGCAAAGGATTATAAAAAAGGCACAATGGCTTTACAAAAAGCAGGTTATGCGACAGATCCAGACTATGCGGACAAGCTAGTTTCAGTAATTGAAAAATATAAATTAATGGAGTATGATTAG
- the pepT gene encoding peptidase T: protein MMEKITERLITYAKIDTQSDENSTTTPSTPGQWDLLHHLEKEMKEVGLTDVHLDENGYLMGTVRGDLDVATIGFLAHVDTATDFTGKDVKPQIHENYDGKDIVLNKEHNIVMTTADFPELSDYKGQTLITTDGTTLLGADDKAGIAEIMTAMEYLIAHPEIKHGDIRVAFTPDEEIGRGPEKFDVERFNADFAYTMDGGPVGELEYESFNAAGAVITFQGNSVHSGTAKGKMVNAGALFAEFHALLPADEVPEKTEGKEGFFHLNNMSGSVESAKASYIIRDFDREEFEERKRVLTAAVKQMQAKYGEKVITIEMADQYYNMREKIEPVIEIVALAQKAYDKLGITPHIIPIRGGTDGSQLSYMGLPTPNVFAGGENMHGKFEYVAEESMIQAMKVIIEIVKEHAN from the coding sequence ATAATGGAAAAAATCACAGAGCGTTTAATTACTTATGCTAAAATCGATACTCAATCTGATGAGAATAGTACAACAACACCTTCAACACCCGGACAATGGGATTTGTTGCATCACCTTGAGAAAGAAATGAAAGAAGTGGGATTAACAGATGTCCATTTAGATGAGAATGGTTATTTAATGGGAACTGTACGTGGTGATTTAGATGTCGCAACAATCGGTTTTTTAGCACATGTTGATACGGCAACCGACTTTACAGGTAAAGATGTCAAACCACAAATACATGAAAACTACGATGGCAAAGATATTGTTTTGAACAAAGAACATAATATTGTGATGACAACGGCTGATTTTCCAGAGTTGAGTGACTATAAAGGTCAAACATTAATAACAACTGATGGAACAACCTTGTTAGGCGCAGATGATAAAGCTGGTATTGCAGAAATTATGACGGCAATGGAATATTTAATTGCACATCCAGAAATTAAACACGGTGATATCCGCGTAGCCTTTACACCTGATGAGGAAATTGGACGTGGACCTGAAAAATTTGATGTGGAACGATTTAATGCCGATTTTGCTTACACAATGGATGGTGGTCCTGTTGGAGAATTGGAATATGAATCATTCAATGCTGCAGGAGCAGTCATTACTTTCCAAGGAAATAGTGTTCATTCAGGTACCGCAAAAGGTAAAATGGTAAATGCAGGTGCACTGTTTGCAGAGTTTCATGCGTTGTTACCAGCTGATGAAGTACCAGAAAAAACAGAAGGTAAAGAAGGGTTCTTCCATCTGAATAATATGAGCGGTAGCGTAGAAAGTGCAAAAGCCTCATATATTATTCGTGATTTTGATCGTGAAGAATTTGAAGAACGTAAACGAGTGTTAACTGCAGCGGTTAAACAAATGCAAGCTAAGTACGGTGAAAAAGTTATTACAATTGAAATGGCAGATCAATATTACAATATGCGTGAAAAAATAGAGCCTGTTATTGAAATTGTTGCGTTGGCACAAAAAGCCTATGATAAGTTAGGCATTACGCCACATATCATTCCAATTCGTGGTGGAACAGATGGCTCACAATTGTCTTATATGGGTTTACCAACACCGAACGTATTTGCAGGTGGTGAAAACATGCATGGTAAGTTTGAATATGTCGCAGAAGAATCAATGATCCAAGCGATGAAGGTCATCATTGAAATCGTTAAAGAACACGCAAATTAA
- a CDS encoding DUF975 family protein, which translates to MKNISLIKNEARAALKGHWGIAIGVFLLMLVINGALNMVAPFDATTESTGNTILSFMSVLVTIFVSIPLTTGFQWFYLSLFDGESLSVKKMFSAFGKGFYLKVIWANILVGIMVFIWTLPAVLIGILVVILGMTEVMSLWLLIIPIILLILPIMKAYSYTQTFFLIKDNPTLSAWDAIKTSKEIMSGKRMKLFLTELSFIGWMILPLVIGLYGAWLMFSAFISNTGTSAVGFGIGILFIGLAFFIGMIVCIYLAPYYQTTVASFYRMLQPKEVIVEEVIIENDSYVEEVSTLDNNTDETNR; encoded by the coding sequence TTGAAAAACATAAGCTTGATTAAAAATGAGGCGAGAGCAGCATTAAAAGGTCATTGGGGAATTGCGATTGGTGTTTTCTTATTGATGCTTGTGATCAATGGTGCATTGAACATGGTTGCTCCATTTGATGCTACAACAGAATCTACAGGAAATACGATTCTATCATTCATGAGTGTTTTGGTCACAATATTCGTAAGCATTCCTTTGACAACAGGATTTCAATGGTTTTATTTAAGTCTTTTTGACGGTGAATCATTGAGTGTTAAAAAAATGTTTTCAGCTTTTGGTAAAGGCTTTTACTTAAAAGTTATTTGGGCAAATATTTTAGTGGGTATCATGGTATTTATCTGGACTTTACCGGCAGTACTTATTGGTATATTAGTAGTTATTCTAGGCATGACTGAAGTGATGAGCTTATGGTTGCTCATTATTCCAATTATCTTACTTATCTTACCGATTATGAAAGCTTATAGTTACACGCAAACATTTTTCCTAATCAAAGATAATCCTACGCTTTCAGCTTGGGATGCAATTAAAACAAGTAAAGAAATTATGTCGGGGAAACGTATGAAACTTTTCCTCACAGAATTATCATTCATCGGTTGGATGATCTTACCATTAGTGATTGGTTTATACGGCGCATGGTTGATGTTCAGTGCTTTTATCTCAAATACTGGTACGTCAGCTGTTGGATTTGGTATTGGTATTTTGTTTATCGGACTCGCATTTTTCATCGGTATGATTGTCTGTATTTATTTAGCACCATACTACCAAACAACAGTGGCTTCATTTTATCGTATGCTTCAACCAAAAGAAGTTATTGTGGAAGAAGTCATCATAGAAAATGATTCATATGTTGAAGAAGTAAGTACTTTAGATAACAATACGGATGAAACGAACCGTTAG
- a CDS encoding CorA family divalent cation transporter → MKPAFIETVSCGNWQFHYCLLNEPSDFSKIANVFPQYTPFIEESALLTDTNYLHVTNDFIASEKNCMIGSFHYITKTSSQSNLLAHFYVDQYQLLLTDLNIPDLTGHSLATTVAILKSFETPIEALYFLLTKTLNPFLSEIDHFERSVVTAEKRHYDKFKQKQVQQLFNWRSDLLRLRHLTLPLQEIKLATEEIYTNNHLQKHAIHSFNKRFERTTDLLNQYEKQLSSMLDLSTTFASYRGNEIMNALTMFTVLTTPVIVFGAIWGMNFRVMPELYLKYGYLYSLLLILFFTGLVALWLYRKGWLGNKKNKK, encoded by the coding sequence ATGAAACCAGCTTTTATTGAAACCGTCTCCTGTGGTAATTGGCAATTTCATTATTGCTTACTCAATGAACCATCTGACTTTAGCAAAATCGCAAATGTATTCCCCCAATACACGCCTTTTATAGAAGAAAGCGCCTTGTTAACTGATACAAATTACTTACACGTAACAAATGATTTTATAGCATCTGAAAAAAATTGTATGATCGGTTCTTTTCATTATATTACAAAGACTTCCTCACAATCCAATCTGCTCGCTCATTTTTATGTCGACCAATATCAATTATTATTAACTGATTTAAATATCCCTGACTTAACGGGGCATTCTTTAGCTACAACCGTTGCCATATTAAAATCTTTTGAGACACCTATTGAAGCACTTTATTTTCTATTAACAAAAACACTAAATCCGTTTTTATCTGAAATAGATCATTTCGAACGTAGCGTTGTTACTGCTGAAAAACGACACTATGATAAGTTTAAACAAAAGCAGGTACAACAATTATTTAATTGGCGTTCAGATTTATTACGATTGCGACACCTTACGTTACCGCTACAAGAAATCAAACTAGCGACAGAAGAAATATACACAAACAACCATTTGCAAAAACATGCGATTCACTCGTTTAATAAACGCTTTGAACGAACGACAGACTTGCTTAATCAATATGAAAAACAACTTTCATCAATGTTAGACTTAAGTACAACATTTGCTTCATACCGTGGCAATGAAATTATGAATGCTCTTACTATGTTCACAGTATTAACCACACCTGTCATTGTATTTGGAGCAATTTGGGGGATGAACTTCCGTGTAATGCCCGAACTTTATTTAAAATACGGTTATCTTTACTCACTCTTGTTGATACTCTTTTTCACTGGTCTTGTTGCTCTATGGCTCTATCGTAAAGGATGGTTAGGCAATAAAAAAAATAAGAAGTAA